The following coding sequences lie in one Pontibacter sp. G13 genomic window:
- a CDS encoding MG2 domain-containing protein, with product MKRFPYLAIPLSLLLIAGTWFSLVGMHSPEQILGQFLRNLIQQAKEFQAHLPEERVYVSFDKPFYKPGETIWYSAMVRNGNDLTATDISGVVHITISDPKGSKVSEQELIIQDGMAEGDWDLPADAPGGLYTCTASTAWQENDPEPATFTKEFQVQAVQIPRLKMKLDYAREAYGPGAEVIADLDLQDNENQPLVSQPFHYTVSIDGQVVLNGSGQTDSEGLALVRFDLPEDLGSDDALLNVQFPYQGLTESIARSVPIVRDNLYLSFYPEGGELVRGMPGRVAVKGVNEHGQAADFTAVVENHLGEQVAEFSSYHMGMGAFDLRPEGTYSYHVRITEPKGISHTFALPKPLKRGWGLRVLEADEHRIRIQLQSSFEDKLHLVGMMRGEVYFASEYEVDPGVTEIDLDPTEFPTGVVQFTLFDGRGVARAERLAFVNADRAMQVEIETDKERYLPREEVNMTVSVSDYLGRPLPAQLSVAVTDDQILTFADDKSHNILSWLLMGADLRGDIQEPYFYFDKTEEKAVPARDLVMLTHGWRRFTWEEITADHLPGIKQIAEQREVSGLVLDAQGNPVPFASLKVLETGQSYEADSVGAYSIRDLDLYQPATLQAYFEDGAYRSQVVHEYGSDINFRKEYYFKGNISDEETGEALIGATVVFYGPNNEVVSGVATDFDGNFNISLAAPVSSFAVNYLGYETARFTDLSQNELQITMAPNTMVLEEVVVAGANRQRKSIKKMAKRQNRNIVAAAPGIPNDPQAGAGDAVQPARPTANNQPVVIPIDQAARPEMVEDEMAEVDEELLPPPPPPAEMVEANHVELRGARADNNAFFIDGVMAKELLVDAPAEDDFEIAEDIPEMEMDDEEEEVVHVVQSEDVEWQKVPRMDEFIFAEEEPRPLNLDEIRRNIGYPKVARDAGIEGTVVTRILIDKNGQYKKHKHVRTVHPILTSEIDKHIMSLKFSPAVQGGRPIQYWVNIPWAFKLLDGAPVLPVASLQAAAPTQTTRYYRARQFSGPDHAYTSEREARNDFRTTLYWNGRVNVPASGYTTLSFYTSDAISSFQITAEGISAQGDVGRGTQKIYSQLPVALTAKIPAEAMLRDTLMIPMTFHNHQHRGTKAKYTAVLSPGLMALGNVSGAIDLPARTSLSKYLPVVVTGRSGEASIYLSVQSKGHSDEMKQTIQLGDLGYPQSWTLAGTERNQVGMLDLTEAFPSSIKANFIAFPDVTGEIMTGLEGMLREPHGCFEQTSSSTYPNILVLQYLEATKQDKPGIRKRALGLIDKGYKRLTSFECGSGGYEWFGRGDGHEGLTAYGLLEFIDMQKVYPKVSQQMIDRTTEWLMSRRDGKGAFMRNSRALHSFGLTNNETMSLYITYALSEAGFTDLEKEVAYSARQAQQSRAPYELALAANTLMNFGRKDEAVQLLSILMQQQTEQPSLVHTASYRSAPGSSGISLTVEANALAAMAMMKAGDNQFRPLVKRLIAEIRAKKSGAGYYGSTNATVLALRSLIMFEEYDRRTETDGQILIKVNGETVKSISYEAGSNEPIVMKGLEEYLQPGSQRMEVVYADGNPLPYTLSVQYSQPKPVSQSACALDLKTELARSTAKMGETVRLSCSIQNLTDAAVPSPIAIIGIPGGLSAQPWQLKELVKEEQVDFLEVRGHEVILYFRHFMAGESRTIHFDLKAEAPGTYASPASNAYLYYTPEYRSWTRASDIVIGE from the coding sequence ATGAAGCGATTTCCATATCTTGCAATCCCCCTCAGCCTGCTTTTGATCGCAGGTACGTGGTTCTCTCTCGTGGGCATGCATAGCCCTGAGCAGATTCTGGGTCAGTTTCTTCGAAATTTGATCCAACAAGCCAAAGAATTCCAAGCACACCTTCCTGAGGAACGGGTGTACGTCTCCTTTGACAAACCTTTCTACAAACCCGGTGAAACCATCTGGTATTCCGCCATGGTCCGCAATGGCAATGACCTGACTGCGACAGATATTTCAGGCGTGGTGCACATCACCATCTCTGATCCCAAGGGAAGCAAGGTCTCCGAACAGGAACTCATCATCCAAGACGGCATGGCAGAAGGGGATTGGGACCTACCAGCGGACGCTCCCGGAGGACTTTACACCTGTACAGCTTCCACCGCCTGGCAAGAGAATGATCCAGAGCCCGCCACATTTACCAAGGAGTTTCAGGTGCAAGCCGTTCAAATTCCTCGCCTCAAAATGAAGCTCGATTATGCGCGTGAAGCTTACGGTCCCGGTGCCGAGGTCATTGCGGATCTCGACCTCCAAGACAATGAAAATCAGCCGCTCGTTTCCCAACCATTTCACTACACTGTAAGCATCGATGGCCAAGTCGTCTTGAATGGATCAGGGCAGACTGATTCCGAAGGATTGGCACTCGTCCGATTCGATTTGCCGGAAGATCTCGGCTCTGACGATGCTTTGCTGAATGTCCAGTTTCCTTATCAAGGCCTCACCGAATCTATAGCTCGATCTGTACCGATTGTGCGCGACAATCTCTATCTATCATTTTATCCGGAAGGCGGAGAACTGGTCCGTGGAATGCCTGGAAGAGTTGCCGTAAAAGGCGTAAACGAGCATGGTCAAGCCGCAGACTTTACCGCCGTGGTAGAAAACCATCTGGGGGAGCAAGTAGCTGAGTTTTCGAGCTACCACATGGGAATGGGGGCATTTGATCTTCGTCCAGAAGGGACTTACTCCTACCATGTGCGCATCACTGAGCCCAAAGGCATCAGCCACACCTTTGCACTGCCAAAGCCATTGAAGCGTGGCTGGGGACTCCGAGTATTGGAAGCCGATGAGCACCGAATTCGCATTCAATTGCAGAGTAGTTTCGAGGACAAATTACACCTCGTGGGCATGATGCGTGGAGAGGTCTATTTCGCATCCGAATACGAGGTAGATCCCGGTGTCACGGAGATTGACCTAGACCCCACAGAGTTTCCGACCGGGGTGGTACAATTCACCTTGTTTGATGGCCGCGGCGTGGCCCGTGCCGAGCGTCTCGCCTTCGTGAATGCCGACCGTGCCATGCAGGTGGAAATCGAAACCGACAAAGAGCGATACCTCCCCCGTGAGGAAGTGAACATGACCGTGAGCGTATCTGACTATTTGGGAAGACCGCTTCCCGCCCAGCTGTCCGTAGCCGTAACTGATGACCAGATCTTGACTTTTGCCGATGACAAATCCCACAACATTCTCTCTTGGCTTTTGATGGGCGCAGACCTCCGCGGAGACATTCAAGAGCCCTACTTCTACTTTGACAAAACCGAAGAAAAAGCCGTTCCAGCGCGTGATCTTGTGATGCTCACACATGGCTGGAGGAGATTTACATGGGAGGAGATTACGGCTGACCATTTGCCCGGAATCAAGCAAATAGCAGAACAGCGGGAGGTGTCTGGATTGGTACTCGACGCTCAAGGCAATCCAGTTCCTTTTGCTTCCCTCAAGGTATTGGAGACGGGACAATCCTACGAAGCTGATTCAGTGGGAGCTTATTCCATCCGTGATCTAGACCTTTATCAACCGGCAACCCTTCAGGCGTATTTTGAGGACGGGGCCTACAGAAGCCAAGTCGTCCACGAATATGGCTCTGACATCAACTTCCGAAAGGAGTACTATTTCAAAGGCAATATCTCCGATGAAGAAACAGGGGAAGCCCTGATTGGCGCTACGGTCGTGTTCTATGGACCGAATAATGAGGTTGTCTCGGGAGTTGCGACAGATTTTGACGGAAACTTCAATATCTCCCTTGCTGCACCAGTATCGTCTTTCGCAGTGAATTACCTCGGATATGAGACCGCCCGATTCACGGATTTGTCCCAAAATGAACTACAAATTACGATGGCGCCCAATACAATGGTGCTCGAAGAAGTAGTGGTCGCAGGAGCCAATCGCCAGCGGAAATCCATCAAGAAAATGGCCAAGCGACAGAATCGAAATATCGTGGCCGCGGCTCCCGGTATTCCCAATGACCCACAAGCGGGGGCAGGGGATGCTGTACAACCAGCAAGACCGACCGCCAATAATCAGCCTGTTGTGATTCCCATTGATCAAGCAGCTAGGCCCGAAATGGTCGAGGATGAAATGGCAGAGGTAGATGAGGAGCTTCTTCCTCCCCCTCCACCGCCAGCTGAAATGGTGGAAGCAAACCATGTGGAGCTTCGTGGAGCTAGAGCCGATAACAATGCTTTCTTCATCGACGGAGTGATGGCCAAAGAGCTTCTGGTAGATGCGCCTGCGGAAGATGACTTCGAAATCGCAGAGGACATCCCCGAGATGGAAATGGATGACGAGGAAGAAGAAGTGGTCCACGTGGTTCAAAGTGAAGATGTCGAATGGCAAAAAGTCCCTCGAATGGATGAATTCATCTTTGCGGAAGAGGAGCCACGCCCCCTCAATCTGGATGAGATTCGTCGCAATATCGGCTATCCGAAGGTTGCGCGGGATGCCGGGATCGAAGGCACGGTAGTCACCAGAATCCTGATCGACAAAAACGGACAATACAAGAAGCATAAGCATGTGCGCACCGTCCACCCAATCCTTACCAGCGAGATAGATAAGCATATCATGAGCTTGAAGTTTAGTCCGGCGGTACAGGGTGGCCGACCCATCCAATACTGGGTGAATATTCCTTGGGCCTTCAAATTGCTGGATGGAGCGCCTGTTCTGCCAGTAGCCTCTCTCCAAGCTGCTGCGCCAACCCAAACGACCCGATACTATCGAGCACGTCAGTTCTCAGGGCCGGATCATGCCTACACCTCCGAGCGAGAAGCGCGCAATGATTTCCGTACCACTTTGTACTGGAATGGCCGAGTGAATGTCCCCGCTTCGGGATACACCACACTCTCCTTCTACACGTCCGATGCCATCTCCTCCTTCCAGATCACCGCAGAAGGGATCAGTGCCCAAGGAGATGTAGGGCGAGGAACTCAGAAGATTTACAGTCAATTGCCTGTGGCCCTGACGGCCAAGATTCCAGCGGAAGCCATGTTGCGGGATACGCTCATGATTCCCATGACCTTCCACAACCATCAGCATCGTGGTACCAAGGCGAAATATACGGCAGTACTGTCCCCCGGTCTGATGGCACTAGGCAATGTCTCCGGCGCGATAGATCTACCCGCCCGCACGTCCCTTTCCAAGTACCTTCCCGTAGTTGTGACCGGCAGATCTGGCGAGGCATCCATCTACCTGTCCGTTCAGTCCAAAGGGCATTCAGATGAGATGAAGCAGACGATCCAACTAGGCGATCTCGGTTATCCTCAATCTTGGACCTTGGCGGGTACCGAGCGCAATCAAGTCGGAATGCTAGATCTCACGGAGGCCTTTCCGAGCTCGATCAAAGCCAATTTCATCGCCTTCCCTGATGTCACGGGCGAGATCATGACAGGACTTGAGGGCATGCTCCGGGAGCCTCATGGGTGTTTTGAGCAGACCTCTTCGAGCACGTATCCCAACATCTTGGTGCTCCAATACCTTGAGGCCACCAAGCAAGACAAGCCCGGTATCCGCAAACGTGCATTGGGGTTGATTGACAAGGGATACAAGCGATTGACCAGCTTCGAATGTGGAAGCGGGGGCTACGAATGGTTTGGACGAGGCGATGGGCATGAGGGGCTGACGGCTTATGGATTGCTGGAATTTATCGACATGCAAAAGGTCTACCCAAAAGTCAGCCAGCAGATGATCGATCGCACCACCGAATGGCTGATGTCCCGCCGAGATGGAAAGGGCGCATTCATGCGGAATAGCCGTGCCTTGCATAGTTTCGGCCTGACCAACAATGAGACCATGAGCTTGTACATCACCTATGCGCTTTCTGAGGCTGGCTTTACGGATTTGGAGAAAGAGGTGGCTTACAGCGCTCGCCAGGCTCAACAATCTCGTGCCCCCTACGAGCTTGCCTTGGCGGCCAATACCCTGATGAATTTCGGACGAAAAGACGAGGCTGTCCAATTGCTCAGTATCCTCATGCAACAACAAACCGAGCAACCCAGTTTGGTGCATACCGCTTCCTATCGTTCTGCGCCCGGTTCTTCGGGAATCTCCTTGACGGTAGAAGCCAATGCGCTAGCAGCTATGGCCATGATGAAGGCAGGAGACAACCAGTTCCGTCCATTGGTCAAAAGGCTCATCGCCGAAATTCGGGCCAAAAAGAGTGGAGCAGGATACTATGGCTCCACCAATGCCACTGTGCTGGCGCTCCGGTCCTTGATCATGTTTGAGGAATATGATCGCCGAACAGAAACCGACGGACAAATTTTGATCAAAGTAAATGGCGAAACGGTCAAGTCCATCTCCTACGAGGCGGGCAGCAATGAGCCTATCGTCATGAAGGGACTGGAAGAATATCTCCAGCCGGGAAGTCAACGCATGGAAGTGGTCTATGCCGATGGGAATCCCCTCCCCTACACGTTGTCGGTTCAATACAGTCAGCCCAAGCCCGTCTCCCAATCTGCCTGTGCATTGGACCTCAAAACCGAGCTGGCTAGGTCTACTGCCAAGATGGGCGAAACCGTCCGCTTGAGTTGCTCGATCCAAAATCTGACTGACGCCGCAGTGCCCAGCCCTATCGCCATCATCGGCATTCCGGGCGGATTGAGTGCTCAGCCTTGGCAATTGAAGGAATTGGTAAAAGAGGAACAGGTGGATTTCTTGGAGGTGCGCGGACACGAGGTGATCCTGTACTTCCGGCACTTCATGGCGGGAGAGTCCCGTACCATCCACTTTGATCTGAAAGCCGAAGCTCCGGGGACGTATGCTTCTCCGGCTTCGAATGCCTATCTGTACTACACCCCAGAATACAGATCTTGGACCCGGGCTTCAGATATCGTAATCGGAGAATAA
- a CDS encoding NAD(P)-binding domain-containing protein, with amino-acid sequence MKIAVLGSGNVGQTIGSRLIELGYEVVMGTRNIQNEKAQHWVAQHTAQVASHTIFETAAQQAENIVFNCTNGSHTLEALHMTTAEALAGKILVDLSNSLDFSQGMPPTLLVQNKDSLGEQIQREFPEARVIKSLNTLNAKLMLNPRNLNESHMVFLSGNEPAAKTQFGILLQKAGWEPHEIVDLGDISSSRGPEMFLPLWLRIYQSIGTADFNIKIVKS; translated from the coding sequence ATGAAAATAGCAGTTTTGGGATCTGGAAATGTAGGCCAGACGATCGGAAGCAGGTTGATAGAATTGGGCTATGAGGTAGTCATGGGAACCAGAAATATCCAAAATGAAAAAGCTCAGCATTGGGTTGCACAGCACACAGCGCAAGTCGCCAGTCATACAATTTTTGAAACAGCCGCCCAACAAGCTGAAAACATCGTCTTCAATTGCACCAATGGCAGCCATACGCTGGAAGCACTTCACATGACTACGGCCGAAGCACTTGCCGGAAAGATCTTGGTGGATCTCTCCAATTCGTTGGACTTCTCACAAGGCATGCCCCCGACGCTATTGGTCCAGAATAAAGATTCATTGGGAGAACAGATCCAGCGGGAGTTCCCCGAAGCTCGGGTGATCAAGTCGCTTAATACCCTGAATGCGAAACTCATGCTCAATCCGAGAAACTTGAATGAATCGCATATGGTATTTCTTTCGGGAAATGAGCCGGCTGCCAAAACTCAATTCGGAATCCTTTTACAAAAAGCAGGATGGGAACCTCATGAAATCGTCGACCTCGGAGACATCTCTTCTTCCCGAGGGCCCGAAATGTTCCTTCCACTTTGGCTCAGAATATATCAGTCGATCGGTACTGCCGATTTCAATATCAAGATCGTGAAATCCTAA
- a CDS encoding helix-turn-helix domain-containing protein: MLIEGKRYVIRTPMKDFHCAMDITMHFVGGKWKTVVLWYLKEGKKRFKDFKERMPDITDKMLSLQLKALEADGFIKRTVYPEVPPRVEYELTESGETLMPLVNAIANWGRSKGCELGALVEVELDGSEMVTGLDATSEDSGELGGGEVATQGS; the protein is encoded by the coding sequence ATGTTGATTGAAGGTAAGCGATATGTCATTCGGACCCCGATGAAGGATTTCCATTGTGCGATGGATATCACCATGCACTTTGTCGGAGGAAAATGGAAGACCGTAGTGCTTTGGTATCTCAAAGAAGGGAAAAAGCGATTCAAGGATTTCAAGGAGCGTATGCCGGATATTACCGACAAAATGCTCTCCCTTCAGCTCAAGGCATTGGAGGCTGATGGATTCATCAAGCGTACCGTATATCCGGAAGTTCCGCCGCGTGTTGAGTACGAGCTGACAGAATCCGGCGAAACCTTGATGCCGTTGGTGAATGCCATTGCGAATTGGGGGAGAAGTAAAGGCTGCGAACTAGGCGCCTTGGTGGAGGTGGAATTGGACGGCTCAGAGATGGTCACAGGTCTAGATGCGACCTCAGAAGATTCCGGAGAGCTAGGGGGTGGGGAGGTTGCTACTCAAGGGAGTTGA
- a CDS encoding SRPBCC domain-containing protein, which produces MTLEAQSAIQIQKPISAVFEGIVNPEIMTHYFISESTGGRLVSGQDVNWKFPEFEDWYPITDIELVADQSISFVWESDTVVRITLEALGNEDTLVRVSEKGKEYNEENLAWVLENTGGWANFLACLKAYLEYGIELRKGAFEFMRK; this is translated from the coding sequence ATGACCTTAGAAGCTCAATCAGCCATACAGATTCAAAAACCTATCTCAGCCGTTTTCGAGGGAATCGTCAATCCCGAAATCATGACCCATTACTTTATCTCCGAAAGTACGGGGGGACGGCTTGTATCTGGGCAGGATGTGAACTGGAAATTTCCGGAGTTTGAGGATTGGTACCCTATTACAGACATTGAGCTAGTCGCCGATCAATCTATCTCATTTGTTTGGGAGTCGGATACGGTCGTTCGCATCACACTGGAAGCCCTGGGGAACGAAGACACCCTCGTGCGAGTCAGCGAAAAAGGGAAGGAATACAACGAGGAAAATCTGGCGTGGGTGCTGGAAAATACGGGCGGGTGGGCCAATTTTCTCGCCTGCTTGAAAGCCTATCTGGAGTATGGGATTGAACTCCGAAAAGGGGCGTTTGAATTTATGCGGAAGTAG
- a CDS encoding HipA N-terminal domain-containing protein — MKIINWWNRVLKNQTHLDLRTPSSDQFIFHLKYKRLLIGVLELENGIWRYQYSDEFKEQDRIRPITNFPKLDKTYEAPELWPFFVARIPGLKQPKVQQIIQEEQIDPNNSAQLLKRFGESSINNPFKLVMG, encoded by the coding sequence ATGAAAATCATCAATTGGTGGAATCGAGTGTTGAAGAACCAAACCCACCTCGATCTACGGACTCCTAGCTCAGATCAGTTCATTTTCCATTTGAAGTACAAGCGCCTTTTGATTGGCGTATTGGAACTCGAGAATGGTATTTGGCGATACCAATATTCTGATGAGTTCAAGGAACAAGATAGAATCCGCCCTATCACCAATTTTCCTAAGCTGGACAAAACGTATGAAGCACCCGAACTTTGGCCATTCTTTGTTGCCCGAATTCCAGGTCTGAAGCAGCCCAAGGTTCAGCAAATCATCCAAGAGGAACAAATAGACCCCAATAATTCAGCCCAACTGTTGAAAAGATTCGGGGAGTCCTCCATCAACAATCCTTTCAAGCTTGTGATGGGATAA
- a CDS encoding amidohydrolase, whose amino-acid sequence MRFLPWPLPLLLVGLYACSPPSDQAPFDLVFQNGHIYTVNPEQPEAEVVGVVGHEIAFVGSAAEAAARMGSSTKVVDLDGQTLIPGFVESHGHLLNLGRQQQRLQLAKAANFEAVAEQVAEAAAHSQPGEWILGRGWHQDKWDVQPAVKVDGFPTHDLLSEAAPDNPVLLVHASGHAAIANAKAMEIAGIEANQIFGEGGEIILDEAGNPTGLFVENAESLIADMIPAETRESREEALQLAIEASHEAGVTSFHDAGAADETLDILKDWEESGELSLRVYTMLMGSDTTLLKDWYEAGPKIDPTGYLTIRAIKLWADGALGSRGAWLLSPYTDMPGTSGMATLPMKYVRTVSDDALEHGFQLCVHAIGDRANREVLDQYEAAFAAHPAQDHRFRIEHAQHLDQADIPRFAEMGVIASVQGIHMASDRPWAIRRLGPKRIIAGAYVWQKLIQSGAVVINGTDVPVEPISPIACFYASVSRKTLLQQPDEGYEADQRMTREQALKSYTLDAAFGAFEEAYKGSLEVGKVADFTVLSQDIMQIEESAILDTEVMMTVVGGDIVFEAEP is encoded by the coding sequence ATGAGATTTTTACCCTGGCCGCTGCCCCTCCTCTTGGTGGGCCTGTATGCTTGTTCCCCCCCAAGCGATCAGGCGCCCTTCGATTTGGTCTTCCAAAATGGACATATTTACACCGTCAATCCCGAACAGCCCGAAGCAGAGGTGGTTGGGGTCGTCGGCCATGAAATCGCCTTTGTCGGGTCCGCCGCTGAGGCCGCTGCCCGAATGGGAAGTTCCACCAAAGTGGTCGATCTGGATGGCCAAACACTCATCCCCGGATTTGTAGAAAGCCACGGCCATCTGCTCAACTTGGGTCGCCAGCAACAGCGCCTTCAACTCGCCAAAGCTGCCAATTTCGAAGCAGTCGCAGAGCAGGTTGCCGAAGCTGCCGCCCATTCACAGCCTGGAGAATGGATCTTGGGCCGTGGCTGGCATCAGGACAAATGGGACGTACAGCCAGCAGTCAAAGTAGATGGATTTCCTACGCATGATCTCTTGAGCGAGGCCGCTCCTGACAATCCCGTCTTGTTGGTCCATGCATCAGGTCATGCTGCAATCGCCAATGCCAAGGCCATGGAGATCGCTGGAATTGAGGCCAACCAGATTTTTGGGGAAGGCGGAGAGATTATCCTCGATGAAGCGGGAAACCCAACGGGACTTTTCGTGGAAAATGCCGAATCCTTGATTGCCGATATGATTCCTGCCGAAACACGCGAAAGTAGGGAAGAGGCCTTGCAGCTAGCGATCGAAGCAAGCCACGAGGCTGGGGTGACCAGTTTTCATGATGCGGGCGCAGCTGATGAAACCCTCGATATTTTGAAGGATTGGGAGGAAAGCGGAGAATTGTCCCTTCGAGTCTACACCATGTTGATGGGATCGGATACGACCTTGTTGAAAGATTGGTATGAAGCCGGACCGAAGATCGATCCGACGGGTTATTTGACGATCCGCGCCATCAAACTTTGGGCGGATGGGGCCTTGGGAAGCCGAGGCGCTTGGTTGCTGTCGCCTTATACCGATATGCCGGGTACATCGGGCATGGCTACCTTGCCAATGAAATATGTTCGTACGGTCTCGGATGACGCGTTGGAACATGGATTTCAGCTATGTGTCCACGCCATCGGAGACCGCGCCAACCGCGAGGTATTGGATCAGTACGAGGCCGCATTTGCCGCGCACCCGGCACAGGATCACCGTTTCCGGATCGAGCATGCCCAGCATTTGGATCAGGCAGATATCCCTCGATTCGCAGAAATGGGCGTTATCGCCTCCGTGCAAGGCATTCACATGGCATCTGATCGTCCTTGGGCGATTCGGAGATTGGGGCCTAAGCGAATTATTGCAGGAGCATACGTCTGGCAGAAGCTCATTCAGTCTGGGGCGGTGGTGATCAATGGAACAGACGTGCCGGTGGAACCCATTAGTCCCATTGCCTGCTTCTACGCATCTGTTTCCCGAAAGACCTTGCTCCAGCAACCCGATGAAGGATACGAAGCTGATCAGCGCATGACCCGCGAGCAAGCCCTAAAAAGTTATACTTTGGATGCGGCTTTCGGTGCATTTGAAGAAGCGTACAAAGGCTCCCTGGAAGTGGGCAAAGTGGCGGACTTCACAGTCCTTTCGCAAGATATCATGCAGATAGAAGAGTCCGCTATTTTGGATACCGAGGTGATGATGACCGTGGTCGGTGGAGATATCGTGTTCGAAGCAGAACCCTAG
- a CDS encoding aspartate aminotransferase family protein, producing MPKFARMIKELFFQHVAQTSEFPMAIEIDRAEGVYLYGPNGERWVDFISGICVTNVGHKAPEVLEAIRTQSERYMHAMVYGEAVLTPQVEYATELANILGPNLDHVFFGNSGAEATEGALKVAKKFTGKTRIVSCLNAYHGSTHGAMSVSGNASMKVGYGPMLPDVHHIPYNDLEALAQIDEHTAAFVVEPIQGAGGVVMPTPGYLQAARARCTEVGALMILDEIQTGFGRTGKMFAHQHFGFEPDILLLAKALGGGLPIGAFVTRGEVMRVIQSNPLLGHITTFGGHPVSCAAGLAAFRKIQSENLLQRVPELEAILLRELKHPAIVELRGTGLIYAVLFKDFETSDAIRAKALELGLLTIGFINIKNGLRICPPLTMTDEEMVESCHILLKAIEQVCGE from the coding sequence ATGCCGAAATTTGCCCGCATGATCAAGGAGTTGTTTTTTCAGCATGTCGCGCAAACCTCAGAATTCCCGATGGCAATCGAGATCGACCGGGCGGAAGGGGTGTACCTATATGGACCTAATGGAGAGCGTTGGGTAGATTTTATCAGCGGAATCTGCGTCACCAATGTCGGCCACAAAGCCCCAGAGGTATTGGAGGCGATCCGTACCCAATCGGAGCGATATATGCACGCGATGGTGTACGGAGAGGCGGTACTGACCCCACAGGTGGAATATGCGACTGAGTTGGCCAACATATTGGGCCCAAACCTTGATCATGTCTTTTTCGGCAATAGTGGCGCTGAAGCTACTGAAGGCGCATTGAAAGTCGCCAAGAAATTCACCGGAAAAACCCGCATCGTCTCCTGCCTCAATGCCTATCATGGCTCCACGCACGGAGCGATGAGCGTATCGGGCAATGCCTCCATGAAGGTCGGCTATGGACCGATGCTGCCTGATGTCCATCACATCCCCTACAACGATCTCGAAGCACTCGCCCAAATCGACGAGCATACCGCTGCATTTGTGGTCGAACCGATCCAAGGAGCTGGAGGCGTCGTCATGCCCACACCCGGATACCTTCAAGCTGCAAGGGCAAGGTGTACGGAGGTCGGTGCCTTGATGATATTGGATGAGATCCAGACGGGATTTGGCCGAACAGGAAAGATGTTTGCGCACCAGCATTTTGGGTTTGAGCCAGATATCCTACTCTTGGCCAAAGCCCTGGGCGGAGGACTGCCAATCGGTGCCTTTGTGACCCGCGGAGAAGTGATGCGCGTCATTCAGAGCAATCCTTTGCTGGGGCATATCACCACTTTTGGAGGACATCCCGTGAGTTGCGCTGCAGGCTTGGCCGCTTTCCGAAAGATTCAGTCTGAGAATCTCCTACAACGCGTCCCAGAATTGGAAGCTATTCTATTGAGGGAATTGAAGCATCCCGCTATTGTGGAGCTCCGTGGAACCGGGTTGATTTATGCGGTGCTGTTTAAGGACTTCGAAACCTCCGATGCCATTCGTGCCAAAGCCTTGGAGTTGGGATTGCTGACCATTGGATTCATCAACATCAAAAACGGCCTTCGGATTTGTCCGCCCTTGACGATGACGGATGAAGAAATGGTCGAATCCTGCCACATTCTCCTGAAAGCTATCGAGCAGGTTTGCGGGGAATAA